The proteins below are encoded in one region of Holophagaceae bacterium:
- a CDS encoding GTP-binding protein: protein MIEVLIVTGPLGSGKTTAVNRLLKRELAQGRRVAVLINEFGSVGVDGALVDAERPELADIANLVNGCVCCSLRSDVVAALAAWCDRPTGPRPERVVMETTGLADPTELLDLEHEPGLQGRLRLAGCLTIVSCLGPLDHLRNRDLLRRQIALASLVHISKADLDPSLALAWESEIRQAFPHLELAPSRQGETPPGAPDPWLGDVRPLPEGWLKPEGPSFAEARSLSILWDHPIDPAALEALFQGPPRGGELLRAKGICAFDGWPARNDGSDLWTFQMADGRLEVAPLPQPSTGAPAARLAVVIGIGLDANAWQKALRGMERAPLGSRKKVVLGT from the coding sequence ATGATCGAAGTTCTCATCGTCACGGGTCCCTTGGGCTCTGGCAAGACCACAGCGGTGAATCGGCTGCTCAAACGCGAACTCGCGCAGGGACGCCGCGTGGCGGTGCTCATCAATGAGTTCGGATCCGTGGGCGTGGATGGCGCCCTGGTGGACGCCGAGCGCCCGGAGTTGGCGGACATCGCCAACCTCGTCAATGGCTGCGTCTGCTGCAGCCTCAGATCCGACGTGGTGGCGGCCCTGGCCGCATGGTGCGACCGGCCGACCGGGCCTAGGCCGGAGCGCGTGGTGATGGAAACCACGGGACTGGCGGATCCCACGGAGCTGCTGGATTTGGAACACGAGCCTGGGCTCCAGGGCCGGCTGCGGTTGGCGGGCTGCCTCACCATCGTGTCCTGCCTCGGCCCTTTGGACCACTTGCGGAATCGGGATCTGCTGCGCCGGCAGATCGCCCTCGCCAGCCTGGTGCACATCAGCAAAGCGGATCTGGACCCTTCCTTGGCCCTGGCTTGGGAGAGCGAGATCCGGCAGGCTTTTCCCCACCTCGAGCTGGCGCCATCCCGGCAGGGCGAGACGCCACCCGGCGCCCCGGACCCCTGGCTCGGGGATGTCCGGCCGTTGCCTGAAGGTTGGCTCAAGCCTGAAGGTCCGAGCTTCGCAGAAGCCCGCTCGCTCTCCATCCTGTGGGACCACCCCATCGATCCCGCGGCTCTGGAAGCGCTGTTTCAAGGCCCGCCCCGCGGGGGTGAACTGCTGCGCGCCAAGGGCATCTGCGCCTTCGACGGCTGGCCGGCCCGGAACGATGGCAGCGATCTCTGGACCTTCCAGATGGCCGATGGACGGCTGGAGGTGGCCCCGCTGCCCCAGCCATCCACAGGCGCTCCCGCGGCGAGGCTGGCCGTGGTCATCGGCATCGGGCTGGATGCGAATGCCTGGCAGAAAGCTTTGCGGGGAATGGAGCGCGCACCCTTGGGCTCAAGGAAAAAGGTCGTGCTCGGAACGTGA
- a CDS encoding 3-deoxy-D-manno-octulosonic acid transferase (catalyzes the transfer of 2-keto-3-deoxy-D-manno-octulosonic acid to lipid A), producing MMPSTDAAYIALVSLAAAGARALRRGLPLGWRLRLEASPPENLQPGWVWLHAVSVGELILAKGLAEKLLEARHRVHLTTGTAAGLALLGERIPAWDQGRGLLSGGAFPVDDPEGLRPFLRTPPGAFIALETELWPNLLRQLEGLGVPRIIVNGRLTARSSGQSGLGGLGRPWLKRAAERLSLVAARDAESADAFRSLGAPKVALGGNLKADLPSPAPLAARWEGLRSAWQESPVLVAGSTLEGEEALVLEAWMRLRSDHPSLRLILAPRQPKRFQPVAELLREQGHGFLRASGTWPEGVDPWRSVGILLLDTLGELPAVYGEGTVALVGGGWRGKGGHNPLEPVRWGIPTLIGPGFHNFEDLVGPLRAAHRLNVVEEPGLEAAIQSALETAPLRGPGWGGTADLPEGLAGALETVWNLLRPYLPAAMGPGILEK from the coding sequence ATGATGCCTTCAACCGACGCCGCCTACATTGCACTCGTGAGCCTGGCCGCCGCGGGGGCGAGGGCTTTGCGGCGCGGACTGCCCCTGGGCTGGCGGTTGCGGCTGGAAGCCTCGCCCCCCGAAAACCTCCAGCCGGGGTGGGTCTGGCTCCACGCGGTGAGCGTGGGCGAATTGATCCTTGCGAAAGGCCTTGCGGAGAAATTGCTGGAGGCCCGGCACCGGGTCCACCTCACCACGGGGACCGCGGCCGGCCTGGCCCTGCTGGGCGAGCGCATCCCGGCCTGGGACCAGGGCAGGGGCTTGCTGAGCGGCGGCGCCTTTCCAGTGGACGATCCGGAGGGTTTGCGGCCTTTCCTGCGAACTCCGCCCGGCGCGTTCATCGCGCTGGAAACGGAACTCTGGCCGAATTTGCTGCGCCAACTGGAGGGTCTTGGAGTCCCCCGGATCATCGTGAATGGGCGGCTGACGGCACGCAGCAGCGGTCAAAGCGGCTTGGGCGGACTGGGAAGGCCCTGGCTCAAGAGGGCCGCGGAAAGGCTCAGCCTGGTGGCGGCCAGGGATGCCGAATCTGCGGACGCCTTCCGTTCCCTGGGCGCCCCCAAGGTCGCCCTCGGCGGCAACCTGAAAGCCGATCTGCCTTCACCGGCGCCCCTGGCAGCCCGTTGGGAGGGCCTTCGGAGCGCCTGGCAGGAAAGTCCGGTCCTCGTCGCCGGAAGCACTTTGGAGGGCGAAGAAGCCCTGGTGCTGGAAGCGTGGATGCGCTTGCGTTCAGATCACCCTTCCTTGCGCCTGATCCTCGCGCCGCGCCAACCCAAACGCTTTCAGCCGGTCGCTGAGTTGTTGAGGGAGCAGGGCCATGGCTTCCTCCGTGCCTCAGGGACCTGGCCCGAGGGCGTGGACCCGTGGCGATCGGTGGGAATTCTCTTGTTGGACACCCTCGGGGAGTTGCCGGCCGTTTATGGGGAGGGCACGGTCGCCCTGGTGGGGGGCGGCTGGCGGGGGAAGGGGGGGCACAACCCCCTTGAGCCGGTCCGATGGGGAATCCCCACTCTGATCGGTCCGGGGTTCCACAATTTCGAGGATTTGGTCGGACCCCTCCGGGCCGCTCACCGGCTGAATGTGGTCGAGGAACCGGGCTTGGAAGCCGCCATCCAGTCCGCCCTCGAAACAGCGCCTCTGAGGGGACCCGGCTGGGGTGGGACGGCCGACCTTCCGGAGGGCCTTGCGGGCGCTCTGGAGACTGTGTGGAATCTGCTGCGGCCCTATCTGCCCGCAGCGATGGGGCCAGGCATCCTTGAAAAATAA
- a CDS encoding response regulator: MQEQPPHVLLVDDDPAVLGMVSDALSHFGINVHAFSEGGPALALLEDPDSPPIDMVISDINMDGMDGFDVILRVKDIQSNMPVVLMTGQASLEYAVRAMRMGAANLFQKPLALKELVKNVFHLVEMHREFRLAQDGLKGLLKETRHFSFRCDELDIGSIVRHLTDRLVPMGFASPSNVDVISMAFHEALVNALEHGNLELDSAMKSDVFSETDPYTALRLERLSDEHFASRTVDVFMESTPDRFVVTISDQGPGFDTSQVEYAAEDSLHKQTGRGLAMIQMVMDEVGFNEKGNQIQLVLKKKP, encoded by the coding sequence ATGCAAGAACAACCCCCCCATGTTCTGCTCGTTGACGACGATCCAGCCGTGCTGGGGATGGTCTCGGACGCCCTGAGCCATTTCGGAATCAATGTCCATGCCTTTTCCGAGGGGGGGCCGGCCTTGGCCCTGCTGGAGGATCCGGACTCGCCGCCCATCGACATGGTCATCTCGGACATCAACATGGATGGCATGGATGGCTTCGATGTGATCCTCCGGGTGAAGGACATCCAGTCCAATATGCCCGTGGTGCTCATGACCGGGCAGGCCTCCCTGGAGTACGCCGTGCGGGCCATGCGCATGGGCGCGGCGAACCTGTTCCAGAAGCCGCTGGCCTTGAAGGAGCTGGTGAAGAACGTATTCCACCTGGTGGAGATGCACCGCGAATTCCGCTTGGCCCAGGATGGGCTGAAGGGCCTGCTCAAGGAAACGCGCCATTTTTCCTTCCGATGCGACGAACTCGACATCGGCAGCATCGTCCGCCATCTGACGGACCGGCTGGTGCCCATGGGATTTGCGTCGCCATCAAATGTGGACGTCATTTCCATGGCCTTCCACGAGGCCCTGGTGAACGCATTGGAGCACGGCAACCTGGAGCTGGATTCGGCCATGAAGAGCGATGTTTTCAGCGAGACGGATCCCTACACGGCCCTGCGGCTGGAGCGGCTTTCGGATGAGCATTTCGCGTCCCGGACGGTGGACGTGTTCATGGAATCCACGCCCGACCGTTTCGTCGTCACCATCAGCGACCAGGGCCCCGGATTCGACACCTCGCAGGTGGAATACGCGGCGGAGGATTCCCTCCACAAGCAGACGGGGCGGGGACTTGCCATGATCCAGATGGTCATGGATGAAGTCGGCTTCAACGAGAAGGGCAATCAGATCCAGCTGGTGCTCAAGAAGAAGCCCTGA
- the trxA gene encoding thioredoxin — translation MSDLVAHITDAQFSETVKDGVTLVDFWAPWCGPCKMIAPILDELAGEMSGKAKFVKMNVDENPEVAGQYGIMSIPTLILFKNGKPEGKIVGGQPKPQIKAFIEGAL, via the coding sequence ATGTCAGACCTCGTCGCCCACATCACCGACGCCCAATTCTCAGAAACGGTGAAGGATGGTGTCACCCTCGTGGATTTCTGGGCTCCCTGGTGCGGTCCCTGCAAGATGATCGCCCCCATCCTGGATGAGTTGGCGGGAGAGATGAGCGGCAAGGCCAAATTCGTCAAGATGAACGTGGATGAGAATCCTGAAGTGGCCGGCCAGTACGGCATCATGTCCATCCCCACCCTGATTTTGTTCAAGAACGGCAAGCCCGAGGGCAAAATCGTCGGCGGCCAGCCGAAACCTCAGATCAAGGCCTTCATCGAAGGCGCGCTCTAG
- a CDS encoding cyclic nucleotide-binding domain-containing protein yields MIDVINTAFLTQSPLFRNLDETERAQILIIGQVKSYKGNDYIFREGDPGDGLYIVVKGSVRISKSSPTGEEALTVLEPHAFFGEMALIDFSARAADAIAHEGTELFFIPLKDLRNLIESHHHLALKVLYALCEVLAQRLRETNERYMSIFTIAQWGNSHPPDGLIPVP; encoded by the coding sequence GTGATCGACGTGATCAACACCGCCTTTTTGACCCAATCGCCCCTGTTCCGAAACTTGGATGAGACCGAGCGCGCCCAGATTCTCATCATCGGCCAGGTCAAATCATACAAAGGCAACGATTACATATTCCGGGAAGGGGATCCCGGTGACGGCCTCTACATCGTCGTGAAGGGCTCCGTGCGCATTTCCAAAAGCAGCCCCACAGGGGAAGAAGCTTTGACGGTCCTGGAGCCCCATGCCTTTTTCGGCGAAATGGCCTTGATCGATTTTTCCGCCCGGGCGGCGGATGCCATCGCCCACGAAGGCACCGAATTGTTCTTCATTCCGCTCAAGGATCTGCGGAATCTCATCGAATCCCACCACCACCTCGCCCTCAAAGTGCTCTATGCCCTCTGCGAGGTGCTGGCGCAGCGTCTGCGGGAAACCAATGAACGCTACATGAGCATTTTCACTATTGCCCAGTGGGGAAATTCCCATCCGCCCGACGGATTGATCCCGGTGCCCTGA
- the ribB gene encoding 3,4-dihydroxy-2-butanone-4-phosphate synthase — protein sequence MNGPFAPIEEAIAEIRQGRMVVVVDDEDRENEGDLTLAAEHVSPEAIAFMATHGRGLICAALEGETLDRLHIPLMVRDNTSPFETAFCVSVEARLGTSTGISAQDRALTIQALIAPEAKASDFVKPGHVFPLRARPGGVLTRTGQTEASVDLARMAGLHPSGVICEIMKDDGTMARVPDLIPFCGKHGLLMVTVADLVAYRLRIDPIVKELEVRESTTAWGPLRIHKFASLLDGGSHLAFSMGDLSGPPPLVRVHLESLPEDLHGFAAEGSCAFQAAMKAIQAEGRGVLVYLRRHASTQGVQGESPAKATVGPSDRDVGVGAQILRQLGIREMRLLSRHETKYIGLRGFGLDVASTVPFFP from the coding sequence ATGAACGGTCCATTCGCCCCGATCGAGGAGGCCATCGCTGAAATCCGCCAGGGCCGGATGGTGGTCGTCGTGGATGACGAGGACCGGGAGAACGAGGGCGACCTGACCCTCGCCGCGGAGCATGTGAGCCCGGAAGCCATCGCCTTCATGGCCACCCACGGCCGGGGGCTGATCTGCGCGGCCCTCGAAGGCGAAACCCTGGACCGCCTGCACATCCCGCTGATGGTGCGGGACAACACGAGCCCTTTCGAAACGGCCTTCTGCGTCTCGGTCGAAGCCCGCCTCGGCACCAGCACCGGGATCAGCGCCCAGGACCGTGCCCTCACCATCCAGGCGCTCATCGCGCCAGAAGCCAAGGCTTCGGATTTCGTGAAACCCGGCCATGTGTTTCCGCTCCGGGCGCGGCCTGGCGGCGTGCTCACCCGGACAGGCCAGACCGAGGCTTCTGTGGATTTGGCGCGGATGGCGGGCCTCCACCCGAGCGGCGTCATCTGCGAAATCATGAAGGACGACGGCACCATGGCCCGGGTGCCGGATCTCATCCCCTTTTGCGGGAAGCACGGCCTGCTCATGGTGACCGTCGCAGACCTGGTGGCCTACCGGCTGCGCATCGATCCGATCGTCAAGGAGCTGGAAGTCCGTGAATCCACCACCGCCTGGGGCCCCTTGCGGATCCACAAGTTCGCCAGCCTTCTGGACGGCGGCAGCCACCTGGCTTTCTCCATGGGGGACCTGTCCGGCCCGCCACCCCTGGTGCGGGTCCACCTTGAATCGCTGCCGGAGGACCTCCATGGATTCGCCGCGGAAGGCTCCTGCGCCTTCCAGGCCGCCATGAAGGCCATCCAGGCCGAGGGCCGCGGGGTCCTCGTCTACCTCCGGCGCCACGCATCGACCCAGGGAGTCCAGGGCGAATCGCCGGCCAAGGCGACCGTGGGACCGAGCGATCGCGATGTGGGAGTGGGGGCCCAAATTCTGCGCCAGTTGGGCATCCGTGAAATGCGGCTCCTCAGCCGGCACGAAACCAAGTACATTGGGCTCCGAGGCTTCGGCCTCGACGTAGCCTCTACCGTGCCATTTTTCCCCTGA